In a genomic window of Pseudomonadota bacterium:
- a CDS encoding proline--tRNA ligase codes for MRVSQYPLNTVKETPADAEIVSHKLMLRAGMIRKLAAGIYTWLPLGLRVLRKVETIVREEMDQAGALELSMPAVQPSELWEESGRWQQYGPELLRIRDRHNRDFCFGPTHEEVITDLVRREISSYKQLPLNYYQIQTKFRDEIRPRFGVMRAREFLMKDAYSFHLDQASLEATYRVMHQAYSNIFNRCGLSYRPVSADSGSIGGAVSHEFMVLADSGEDAIAFSDNSDYAANVELAEAIAPHAERAAPSETMQLVDTPNAKTIQQLVEQFRIPIEKTVKTLIVAAAEESDPPLVALMVRGDHELNTIKAEKLSQVAIPLRFADEQEIREAIGAGPGSLGPVNLPLPLIVDRAVAVMSDFGAGANIDDKHHFGINWERDVPLPEVADLRNVVAGDPSADGKGRLSIARGIEVGHIFQLGTKYSSALGATVLDEEGRDRTLLMGCYGIGVSRVVAAAIEQNHDDKGICWPAPIAPFQVALLPMNMHKSGRLMAATDALYQRLQEAGFEVLFDDRKVRPGFMFADMELIGIPHRVVLGERGLDNGLVEYKGRQDDTSTDVALDGIIDFIRERLNA; via the coding sequence ATGCGAGTCTCCCAGTACCCACTCAATACCGTTAAAGAAACCCCCGCCGACGCTGAGATCGTCAGCCACAAACTGATGCTGCGTGCCGGCATGATCCGCAAGCTCGCCGCTGGCATCTACACCTGGCTTCCCCTGGGGTTGCGCGTGCTGCGCAAGGTAGAAACCATCGTCCGCGAAGAGATGGACCAAGCAGGGGCACTGGAGCTCTCCATGCCGGCTGTGCAGCCCTCCGAGCTGTGGGAAGAATCGGGCCGCTGGCAACAATATGGGCCCGAGCTTTTACGCATTCGCGATCGTCATAATCGCGACTTCTGCTTCGGCCCCACGCACGAAGAGGTCATCACCGATCTGGTGCGGCGGGAAATCAGCAGTTACAAGCAACTTCCTCTCAACTACTACCAGATCCAGACCAAGTTTCGCGACGAAATCCGACCCCGTTTCGGCGTGATGCGCGCCCGTGAATTCCTGATGAAGGACGCCTACTCCTTCCATCTCGACCAAGCCTCGCTGGAGGCGACCTATCGGGTGATGCACCAGGCCTACTCCAACATCTTCAACCGTTGCGGCCTGAGCTACCGGCCGGTGAGCGCCGATTCTGGTTCCATCGGTGGCGCTGTTTCCCACGAATTCATGGTACTGGCGGATTCCGGCGAAGATGCCATCGCATTCTCCGACAACAGCGATTACGCGGCGAATGTCGAGTTGGCCGAGGCTATCGCACCCCACGCGGAACGAGCGGCACCCTCGGAAACCATGCAACTGGTCGACACGCCAAACGCCAAAACCATTCAGCAGCTCGTGGAGCAATTCAGGATACCGATCGAGAAGACGGTCAAAACCCTGATCGTCGCGGCTGCGGAAGAGAGTGATCCACCGTTGGTGGCGCTCATGGTACGTGGCGATCACGAGCTGAACACAATCAAAGCGGAGAAACTATCCCAGGTGGCGATCCCTCTGCGTTTCGCTGACGAGCAGGAGATACGCGAAGCCATTGGCGCCGGACCCGGTTCCCTGGGCCCGGTAAACCTTCCTCTGCCGCTGATTGTTGACCGCGCGGTGGCGGTAATGAGCGACTTCGGCGCGGGTGCCAATATCGATGATAAACACCATTTCGGCATTAACTGGGAACGCGATGTCCCGCTACCCGAGGTGGCGGACCTGCGCAACGTGGTGGCCGGAGATCCGAGCGCTGACGGCAAAGGCCGGCTCTCCATCGCCCGCGGCATCGAGGTGGGTCATATCTTTCAGCTGGGCACCAAGTACAGCTCGGCGCTGGGGGCCACAGTGCTCGATGAAGAGGGACGTGACAGGACGCTCCTGATGGGTTGCTACGGTATTGGCGTAAGCCGGGTGGTCGCCGCAGCCATTGAGCAAAATCACGATGACAAAGGAATCTGCTGGCCAGCGCCTATTGCACCGTTTCAGGTCGCGCTGCTGCCGATGAACATGCACAAATCCGGGCGCCTGATGGCGGCGACCGACGCCCTCTATCAACGTCTACAGGAGGCCGGATTCGAAGTCCTCTTCGACGATCGCAAAGTGCGCCCCGGGTTTATGTTTGCCGACATGGAGTTGATTGGCATTCCCCACCGTGTAGTGCTGGGTGAGCGTGGATTGGATAATGGCCTTGTCGAATACAAGGGACGCCAGGACGATACCAGCACGGATGTGGCACTGGACGGCATCATCGACTTCATTCGCGAGCGATTGAACGCATGA
- a CDS encoding DUF4124 domain-containing protein: protein MRVAIGVLLAAGIAISTVAQAAIYRWVDDQGVVHYTETPPPASNKDRGSRIRTLSAPTGGTEQGRQRSEAIQNRLKTIEDQRKKSTEEQTRLDAETERRETVCKAARQNLANLEIRTNRRVRDSEGNITVMTEEERNEKMEEARAQIEKNCN, encoded by the coding sequence ATGCGTGTGGCAATAGGGGTACTACTGGCAGCCGGGATCGCCATTTCCACTGTGGCGCAGGCTGCGATTTACCGTTGGGTCGACGACCAGGGGGTCGTGCACTACACCGAGACACCGCCCCCGGCCAGCAACAAAGACCGCGGCAGCCGTATTCGCACGCTTAGTGCGCCTACCGGGGGTACCGAACAGGGTCGCCAGCGTTCGGAGGCGATCCAGAATCGGCTCAAAACCATTGAAGATCAGCGCAAGAAAAGTACTGAAGAACAGACCAGACTCGACGCTGAGACGGAGCGTCGAGAAACCGTATGCAAAGCGGCCCGACAGAACCTGGCCAACCTTGAGATCCGCACCAACCGCCGAGTCCGTGACAGCGAGGGCAATATTACGGTGATGACCGAAGAGGAGCGCAATGAAAAGATGGAGGAGGCTCGCGCGCAGATCGAGAAGAACTGCAACTGA